The genomic window AGATGGACAATCAAAGGAGATGAGAAGGTGGAGCTAAAGAAGAAGAAGGTACTGCTTGTTGATGATGAGCAAGCTATCCTTGATTTGTTGGAAGAAGTGTTAAAAAAGGAAGGCTTTCAGCATGTTTTGAAAACCTCAACAGGGGAAGCGGCTATTGAGCTCTGCCGAACAGAACAACCTGACCTGATTGTCTTGGACGTTATGCTGCCTGGAATCGATGGAATAGAGACCTGTAGGCGAATACGGGAATTTTCTTATTGCAGCATTCTATTTCTATCTTCAAAGGATGATGACATCGATAAAATATTAGGTCTTAGCATTGGCGGAGATGATTATGTAACGAAACCATTCAGTCCTAAAGAAGTGGTTTTTCGATTAAAAGCACAGCTGAGAAGGAAGAGATATGAGGAACAAGATCACCAAGCTAAAGAAACAATCAAGATCGGCAACATTCATATAAATATAGAGAGTCAACGAGTGTACAAGAACGAAAAAGAAATTGTTCTCACGGCTCGAGAATATGGACTGCTTACTTATTTTGCGCAAAACCCCGATAAAATTATCAGTAAGGACCGATTGTATGAACAGGTATGGGGAGAAAATAGCTTTGGAAGCGAGAACACTCTGATGGTTCATATCCGACATCTGCGTGAAAAGCTGGAAGATGATCCCTCTGCGCCTAAAATTATTGTAACGGTAAAAGGACTAGGCTATAAATTGGTAAAATCTTATGCATAAAATATCGGGATTTAAAAGTGTCATTTTTATCTATACCATCTCCATCATTCTTCTGATTGCGGCAACTCTTTCAATTGCTTGGTATGTAACACATCTTACAACGATTGTTCGTCCCGATGGACAATCCTCTACTAGTAACTGGCCGCAGCAGTATACAGAAAGTTTTATTGATAATATTACAGTTGAAAAGGGAATTCCGGTAATTAGTGAGCAAGGACGAGCTTCTTTGAGAAGGAATCAGCTTTGGATACAGCTTCTAGATAGCGAAGGGAATCAAATTATTCAATACGATAAACCAACAGATGCAATGGATAGTTACTCGTTCAGCGAGTTGCTTACAGTGCAGAAAACCAATCGCGTAGCGGAGCATACGGCATTTATCATGCCAATGACAGTTGACGGGGATGATCTGACCTATATTATCGGGTTTCCAGTGAACCTATCAAAAAGAACAATGTATTTTAACAGCGATTCCTACGGAGGTATGCGTTCAAGCATCTTTGCGTTGCTTATAGGTGTGGTTATTTTTGTTTTGATAGCTGGCTTGATTTATGGAGTATGGCTGACGAAGCACTTGTCAAAGATCGTTGTATCGTCAAGAGAAATTGCTACGAGAAGCTATTCATCGATAAAGGAGACAGGCGTTTTTTCTGATGCCTATAGCAGTCTAAATCAATTGGATATTGAAATACAAAAAAGTGATGCATTTCGGGAAAAAGCAGATGCAATGAAACAAGAATGGATCGCCAATATCACCCATGATTTAAAGACGCCGTTGTCTCCAATAAAAGGTTATGCAGAGTTATTAACGGATGGATTTTCAACGAATTCTGAAGAGGACATCGTACGATATGGGGAGAACATAGTGAACAACGTTCTCTCTACAGAGCGGCTGATCAATGATTTGAAATTGGTTTATCAGATGGAAAGTGGAGCTGTTCCCTTAAATATGCAACAGATCGATTTATCGAGTGAGGTCAGAGAAACAATAATTGACCTGTTGAATCAGCCGAAGTTTGCTGATCGGTCAATAGAATATCGGTGTGAAGATGCGCCTGTAAAAATAACAGTCGATCCCATGTTGATCAAGCGAACTATTGAAAATATCATCATCAATGCCTTGATTCATAATCCTGTTGAAACAGAAATCATTGTTGTGTTGGAAGTAGCTGACGAAATCACACTTTCTATCAAAGATAACGGAAAAGGGATTTCTGATGAAGAAATGAAAAAAGTATTTGATCGCTATTATCGAGGAAATCATAACGATGAGAAACCAGAGGGCTCAGGTTTAGGGCTCGCGATAGCGAAGCAAGTCATTGAATTGCATAATGGGAAAATAGCGATTCGAAGCACGAGTGATGAAGGAACAACAATTCTTATTCACCTACCCAAAAAAGCAGAAGAAAATTAAGGTTAAACTAAGGTTTACTGAAAGTTGCTATAAGGCTACAGGTCTATACTCATTTATGAGAGATCTGTCGTCT from Enterococcus sp. 9E7_DIV0242 includes these protein-coding regions:
- a CDS encoding response regulator transcription factor, with translation MELKKKKVLLVDDEQAILDLLEEVLKKEGFQHVLKTSTGEAAIELCRTEQPDLIVLDVMLPGIDGIETCRRIREFSYCSILFLSSKDDDIDKILGLSIGGDDYVTKPFSPKEVVFRLKAQLRRKRYEEQDHQAKETIKIGNIHINIESQRVYKNEKEIVLTAREYGLLTYFAQNPDKIISKDRLYEQVWGENSFGSENTLMVHIRHLREKLEDDPSAPKIIVTVKGLGYKLVKSYA
- a CDS encoding sensor histidine kinase — translated: MHKISGFKSVIFIYTISIILLIAATLSIAWYVTHLTTIVRPDGQSSTSNWPQQYTESFIDNITVEKGIPVISEQGRASLRRNQLWIQLLDSEGNQIIQYDKPTDAMDSYSFSELLTVQKTNRVAEHTAFIMPMTVDGDDLTYIIGFPVNLSKRTMYFNSDSYGGMRSSIFALLIGVVIFVLIAGLIYGVWLTKHLSKIVVSSREIATRSYSSIKETGVFSDAYSSLNQLDIEIQKSDAFREKADAMKQEWIANITHDLKTPLSPIKGYAELLTDGFSTNSEEDIVRYGENIVNNVLSTERLINDLKLVYQMESGAVPLNMQQIDLSSEVRETIIDLLNQPKFADRSIEYRCEDAPVKITVDPMLIKRTIENIIINALIHNPVETEIIVVLEVADEITLSIKDNGKGISDEEMKKVFDRYYRGNHNDEKPEGSGLGLAIAKQVIELHNGKIAIRSTSDEGTTILIHLPKKAEEN